One genomic window of Bradyrhizobium sp. B124 includes the following:
- a CDS encoding YcgN family cysteine cluster protein, translating to MTAPPKRSSSQEGFFWKTKTLEEMSNAEWESLCDGCARCCLEKLEDEDTGKIYFTHISCKLLDSGLCTCKDYPNRSDQVPDCVRLTPENVRTLNWLPPSCGYRLVAEGRDLYWWHPLISGDPNTVHEAGVSVRGRVEGTELDVNDADLEDHIVRWPALLPKRAQLKKRPKVLDKTTKG from the coding sequence ATGACCGCACCGCCCAAGCGTTCGTCGAGCCAGGAGGGATTCTTCTGGAAAACCAAGACGTTGGAAGAGATGTCCAACGCCGAATGGGAAAGCCTGTGTGACGGCTGCGCACGTTGCTGCCTGGAGAAGCTCGAGGACGAGGACACCGGCAAGATCTATTTCACCCATATCTCCTGCAAGCTGCTCGATTCCGGCCTGTGCACCTGCAAGGACTACCCGAACCGCTCCGACCAGGTTCCGGATTGCGTCCGCCTGACGCCCGAGAACGTCCGGACGCTGAACTGGCTGCCGCCGAGCTGCGGCTACCGGCTCGTGGCCGAGGGGCGGGACCTTTACTGGTGGCATCCGCTGATCTCCGGTGATCCCAACACCGTGCATGAAGCCGGGGTCTCGGTGCGCGGGCGGGTGGAGGGTACCGAACTCGACGTCAACGACGCCGATCTCGAGGATCACATCGTGCGGTGGCCGGCCTTGCTGCCGAAACGGGCGCAATTGAAGAAGCGGCCCAAGGTGCTCGACAAGACGACCAAAGGGTGA
- a CDS encoding MDR family MFS transporter, which produces MNKYERQSRIPADQETLPDDIAEELSRLPSEVIELSDAPPLAPPAPLNPDEVRTIVISLMLTMFLAALDQTIVATALPTIGRQFHDVTNLSWVITAYLLASTAVAPVFGTLSDIYGRRVMIITSLSLFVVGSVLCAVAPSMTMLIIARGLQGLGGGGIMPVVQTVISDVVTPRERGRYQAYFSSVWMAGGILGPVVGGVFAEHLHWSMIFWINLPLSAAALALLLPKMGKIPVFHRKRKVDWLGGVLLMASAVVLMLVLTWGGTRLSWLSPTITAMIGASIALAGAFVWHARRADEPFLPLSLLGGSVVPFAMGAGGCALGAMVGLTVHLPLYYEVVYHLTASEAGLALIPLAAISTFGAAIAGRTMAKAKHYKRVAIVGTSVAAICAVGMAVTTLPLWGLLLLMSVFALGLGTTFPISVVSLQNAVARPQVGTVTGAMNFFRAMMASFTVAAFTTILLMTLGTDISLAGEHHAASAGTVGAIPMADMITAFRYVFGAAAVLLTTASICMITMEERPLAGPAAQPVEMAE; this is translated from the coding sequence ATGAACAAGTATGAACGGCAGAGCCGGATTCCTGCCGACCAAGAGACATTGCCCGACGACATTGCTGAAGAGCTGTCCCGCCTCCCGAGCGAGGTGATCGAACTCAGCGATGCGCCGCCGCTGGCGCCGCCGGCACCGCTCAATCCGGACGAAGTCCGCACCATCGTGATCAGCCTGATGCTGACGATGTTCTTGGCCGCGCTTGACCAGACCATCGTCGCGACCGCGCTGCCGACGATCGGGCGCCAGTTTCACGACGTCACCAACCTGTCCTGGGTGATCACAGCCTATCTGCTCGCCTCCACGGCGGTGGCGCCGGTGTTCGGCACGCTGAGCGATATCTATGGTCGCCGCGTCATGATCATCACCTCGCTCAGCCTGTTCGTGGTTGGCTCGGTGCTGTGCGCGGTCGCGCCCAGCATGACCATGCTGATCATTGCCCGCGGCCTGCAGGGCCTCGGCGGCGGCGGCATCATGCCTGTCGTCCAGACCGTGATCTCCGACGTGGTGACCCCGCGCGAGCGTGGCCGCTATCAGGCCTATTTCTCCAGCGTCTGGATGGCCGGCGGCATTCTCGGCCCGGTGGTCGGCGGCGTGTTCGCCGAGCATCTGCACTGGTCGATGATCTTCTGGATCAACCTGCCGCTCTCGGCGGCGGCGCTGGCGCTGCTGCTGCCGAAGATGGGCAAGATCCCGGTGTTCCACCGCAAGCGCAAGGTCGACTGGCTCGGCGGCGTGCTGCTGATGGCCTCGGCCGTCGTGCTGATGCTGGTGCTGACCTGGGGCGGCACCCGTCTTTCCTGGCTGTCGCCGACCATTACCGCGATGATCGGCGCCTCGATCGCGCTCGCCGGCGCCTTCGTCTGGCACGCGCGCCGCGCCGACGAGCCGTTCCTGCCGCTGTCGCTGCTCGGCGGCTCGGTGGTGCCGTTCGCGATGGGTGCCGGCGGCTGCGCGCTCGGCGCCATGGTCGGGCTCACCGTGCACCTGCCGCTCTATTACGAGGTGGTCTATCACCTCACCGCCAGCGAGGCCGGCCTTGCGCTGATCCCGCTCGCGGCGATCTCGACCTTTGGCGCAGCGATCGCCGGCCGGACCATGGCGAAGGCCAAGCACTACAAGCGGGTCGCGATCGTCGGCACCTCGGTCGCTGCGATCTGCGCCGTCGGCATGGCCGTGACGACGCTGCCGCTGTGGGGATTGCTGCTGTTGATGAGCGTGTTCGCGCTCGGGCTCGGCACCACATTCCCGATCAGCGTGGTGTCGCTGCAGAACGCGGTGGCGCGTCCGCAGGTCGGCACCGTGACCGGCGCGATGAACTTCTTCCGCGCGATGATGGCCTCCTTCACGGTCGCCGCCTTCACCACGATCCTGCTGATGACACTGGGGACCGACATCTCGCTCGCCGGCGAGCATCATGCCGCGTCCGCCGGCACCGTCGGCGCGATCCCGATGGCCGACATGATCACCGCGTTCCGCTACGTGTTCGGCGCCGCCGCCGTGCTGCTGACCACCGCTTCCATCTGCATGATCACGATGGAAGAGCGCCCGCTCGCCGGTCCGGCCGCGCAGCCGGTCGAGATGGCGGAGTAG
- a CDS encoding ABC transporter substrate-binding protein, whose amino-acid sequence MRQLAGAAVLGLLVASPGGALAADTLKIGVIAEAQAIAGASIPQAAQLAADEINAKGGIDGRKIEIVSYDNHSSSADSVRAFQRAVNEDKVNVVISSYISEVVLALEPWASRLKTPFVTPGAASNEISKSVHADYEKNKYTFHGYLTSAALALSVCDAAKELLVDQKHMKTAVIMSEDAAWTKPLDVGYEECLPKIGLKVVDHIRFSPDTTDFTPIFNKVEAAKPDVIITGISHVGVQPTVQWKNQQVPIPMFGISSQATNETFGKDTNDAAEGVLYQGVSGPNVAVTPKSVPFAEDFKKRYGNYPSYAGYTAYDEVYYIADAVKRAGSVEADKMVDALEKTDWEGTIGRVQFYGKDDPFTHSIKYGKGLITGLMLQWQGGKQVAVWPKEVAKSDLKFPSFIKLTTN is encoded by the coding sequence ATGCGGCAACTTGCCGGAGCGGCCGTGTTGGGCCTTTTGGTAGCCAGCCCCGGCGGAGCGCTGGCGGCCGACACCCTCAAGATCGGCGTCATCGCCGAAGCGCAGGCGATTGCCGGGGCGTCGATCCCGCAGGCGGCGCAGCTCGCCGCCGACGAGATCAACGCCAAGGGCGGCATCGACGGCCGCAAGATCGAAATCGTCTCTTACGACAATCACTCGTCCTCGGCGGACTCGGTGCGCGCATTCCAGCGCGCGGTCAACGAAGACAAGGTCAACGTCGTCATCTCGAGCTACATCAGCGAAGTGGTGCTGGCGCTCGAGCCCTGGGCTTCGCGCCTGAAGACCCCGTTCGTCACGCCCGGCGCCGCCTCGAACGAGATCAGCAAGAGCGTCCACGCCGATTACGAGAAGAACAAGTACACCTTCCATGGCTATCTGACCTCGGCGGCGCTGGCGCTGTCGGTCTGCGATGCCGCCAAGGAGCTGCTGGTCGATCAGAAGCACATGAAGACCGCGGTCATCATGAGCGAGGACGCGGCCTGGACCAAGCCGCTCGACGTCGGCTACGAGGAGTGCCTGCCGAAGATCGGGCTCAAGGTCGTCGACCATATCCGCTTCTCGCCGGATACCACCGACTTCACGCCGATCTTCAACAAGGTCGAAGCCGCCAAGCCCGACGTCATCATCACCGGCATCTCGCATGTCGGCGTGCAGCCGACGGTTCAGTGGAAGAACCAGCAGGTGCCGATCCCGATGTTCGGCATCTCCTCGCAGGCGACCAACGAGACCTTCGGCAAGGACACCAACGACGCGGCGGAAGGCGTGCTGTATCAGGGCGTGTCGGGCCCGAACGTCGCGGTGACGCCGAAGTCGGTGCCATTTGCGGAGGATTTCAAGAAGCGTTACGGCAACTATCCGTCCTATGCGGGCTACACCGCCTATGACGAGGTCTACTACATCGCGGATGCGGTGAAGCGCGCCGGCTCGGTCGAGGCCGACAAGATGGTCGATGCGCTGGAGAAGACCGATTGGGAAGGCACCATCGGACGCGTCCAGTTCTACGGCAAGGACGATCCGTTCACCCATTCGATCAAGTACGGCAAGGGCCTAATCACCGGACTGATGCTGCAGTGGCAGGGCGGCAAGCAGGTGGCGGTCTGGCCGAAGGAGGTCGCCAAGAGCGATCTCAAGTTCCCGAGCTTCATCAAGCTCACCACGAACTAA
- a CDS encoding branched-chain amino acid ABC transporter permease encodes MLALQILIDGFAISALYALGATGFTLIFGVSGVLNLSHGAIMVAAAVAAWAAASVLHLDIYSGALFGVGVALIMAFATYFAVVKPIQNSRRIPNEEKEIFVLTGTLLWGIMIQELIAYFFTNNAKTVLPIVEGVVDIFGNRTPRNNIFTALVCCLVIGLLWLLVNRTRTGKAVLAASMNPRGVTLLGLELTQIYIVVWGIYGILAGIAGVLLGMFLGVSSYSVGPLTASAFSIVVLGGLGSVSGSLIAAFVVGYLETITACMISPAYRTIPALLLLVFVMYIRPQGLLGRR; translated from the coding sequence ATGCTTGCCCTACAAATCCTGATCGATGGCTTTGCCATCAGTGCGCTCTATGCACTCGGTGCCACCGGCTTCACCCTGATCTTCGGTGTCTCCGGCGTTCTCAACCTCTCCCACGGTGCCATCATGGTGGCCGCAGCGGTCGCGGCCTGGGCCGCGGCGAGCGTGCTGCACCTCGACATCTACTCCGGCGCGTTGTTCGGTGTCGGCGTGGCGCTGATCATGGCGTTCGCGACCTATTTCGCGGTCGTGAAGCCGATCCAGAATTCCAGGCGGATCCCCAACGAGGAGAAGGAGATCTTCGTCCTCACCGGCACCCTGCTGTGGGGCATCATGATCCAGGAGCTGATCGCCTATTTCTTCACCAACAATGCCAAGACGGTGCTGCCGATCGTCGAGGGCGTCGTCGACATCTTCGGCAACCGCACGCCGCGCAACAATATCTTCACCGCGCTGGTGTGCTGTCTCGTGATCGGCCTGCTGTGGCTCTTGGTGAACCGCACGCGGACCGGCAAGGCGGTGCTGGCGGCCTCGATGAACCCGCGCGGCGTCACCTTGCTCGGGCTCGAGCTCACCCAGATCTATATCGTGGTGTGGGGCATCTACGGCATTCTGGCCGGCATCGCCGGCGTGCTGCTCGGCATGTTCCTCGGCGTCAGCTCCTACAGCGTCGGGCCGCTGACCGCGAGCGCGTTCTCGATCGTGGTGCTCGGCGGCCTCGGCAGCGTCTCCGGCTCGCTGATCGCGGCCTTCGTCGTCGGCTATCTCGAGACCATCACGGCCTGCATGATCTCGCCGGCCTACCGCACCATTCCGGCGCTGCTGCTTTTGGTGTTCGTGATGTATATCCGGCCTCAAGGCCTGCTCGGGAGGCGCTGA
- a CDS encoding branched-chain amino acid ABC transporter permease, producing MANFFTSRLFFISLVCVVVAATLPLYVSGYILGLLTVAFYFGVFAMAWDLLFGFAGEVNFGPTFLIGTGAYTAGILNNQFGWSVYLCILLGALASVVAGFVLALPALRVRGPYFGLTTLVAVLMLQNFIVVFADLTGGEIGLTIPDVITINAGANYWIALGFMTVSAAILYGLSQSPVGLVLQASGQDPVQAGALGFNIVKHKLAAFIVSAFFSGLSGALLVFYFGTASVGTVVDVAVGVNVIVSAVLGGRRTVLGAALGAIFLIVAGEFLRPTGELATFIVSAVALLVVLFFPGGFLGAALSREARS from the coding sequence ATGGCCAACTTCTTTACCTCGCGCCTGTTCTTCATTTCGCTGGTCTGCGTGGTGGTTGCCGCGACGCTGCCGCTCTATGTCTCGGGCTACATCCTCGGGCTGCTCACCGTCGCGTTCTATTTCGGCGTGTTCGCGATGGCCTGGGACCTCTTGTTCGGGTTCGCCGGCGAGGTCAATTTCGGGCCGACCTTCCTGATCGGCACCGGCGCCTACACGGCCGGCATCCTCAACAACCAGTTCGGCTGGTCGGTCTATCTCTGCATCCTGCTCGGCGCGCTGGCGTCGGTGGTTGCGGGCTTCGTGCTGGCGCTGCCGGCGCTGCGGGTGAGGGGACCGTATTTCGGCCTCACCACGCTGGTCGCGGTGCTGATGCTGCAGAATTTCATCGTGGTGTTTGCTGACCTGACCGGCGGCGAGATCGGTCTCACCATCCCCGATGTCATCACCATCAATGCCGGCGCCAATTACTGGATCGCGCTCGGCTTCATGACCGTGAGCGCCGCGATCCTGTACGGACTGTCGCAATCGCCGGTTGGACTCGTGCTGCAGGCGAGCGGGCAGGACCCGGTGCAGGCCGGCGCGCTCGGCTTCAACATCGTCAAGCACAAGCTCGCGGCTTTCATCGTCAGCGCGTTCTTCTCCGGATTGTCCGGGGCGCTCTTGGTGTTCTACTTCGGCACCGCCTCGGTCGGCACCGTGGTCGACGTCGCGGTCGGCGTGAACGTCATCGTGTCCGCCGTGCTCGGCGGCCGGCGCACGGTGCTGGGCGCGGCGTTAGGTGCAATCTTCCTGATCGTGGCCGGCGAATTCCTGCGTCCGACCGGCGAACTCGCAACCTTCATCGTCTCGGCGGTGGCGCTGCTCGTCGTGCTGTTCTTCCCCGGCGGTTTCCTCGGAGCGGCCCTGTCACGCGAGGCGCGCTCCTAA
- a CDS encoding ATP-binding cassette domain-containing protein: protein MDQTVTTTPTLAVRGLTKRFGGLTAVKNLSFELRPGEILGLIGPNGSGKSTAMKSVMGIERPTAGEVLFDGENVAGLPAHKIARKGFGMVFQHSRPLNRQTVLENIMVALLPDSLFMLFPDKALTERAKWIADRVGLGAVMDRRPPTLPFADLRRLELAKAIARDPKVVLVDEPFAGLTSTEVGVFSHLIRSFRDEGRAVMLVDHNVKSVAALVDRVLAMYLGEEITTGRAEDVMKNETVRRVYLGGAIETHARPETSFKDKVPLLQVENVSVHYGKAQALENVSIHVHEGEFVSIVGLNGAGKTTLFNTISGFLPYTGEILRGGEKLRGTGPAKIARSGLVQCPESRELFGEMTVRENLDLGGQHLDDAARAKQLAWLFELFPILKERQGQMAQTLSGGEQQMLAIGRALMMQPQILILDEPTLGLAPVILELLSKALEKLRQTTKITVLLGEQNVTFALPHADRVYVLEHARIVWEGDPGRFAAEAGKDFL, encoded by the coding sequence ATGGATCAGACTGTGACCACTACTCCGACACTTGCAGTTCGCGGCCTGACCAAGCGGTTCGGCGGCCTGACCGCGGTGAAGAATCTGAGCTTCGAGCTCCGCCCCGGCGAGATCCTCGGCCTGATCGGGCCGAACGGCTCGGGCAAGTCGACCGCGATGAAGAGCGTGATGGGCATCGAGCGCCCGACCGCGGGCGAGGTGCTGTTCGACGGCGAGAACGTGGCCGGGCTGCCGGCGCACAAGATCGCGCGCAAGGGGTTTGGCATGGTGTTCCAGCACTCGCGGCCGCTGAACCGGCAGACCGTGCTCGAGAACATCATGGTCGCGCTGTTGCCCGACAGCCTGTTCATGCTGTTTCCCGACAAGGCGCTGACCGAGCGCGCCAAGTGGATCGCTGACCGTGTCGGCCTGGGGGCGGTGATGGATCGCCGCCCGCCAACATTGCCGTTCGCCGACCTGCGGCGGCTGGAGCTGGCGAAAGCAATCGCGCGTGATCCAAAAGTGGTGCTGGTCGACGAGCCGTTTGCCGGGCTGACCAGCACCGAGGTCGGCGTGTTCTCGCACCTGATCCGCAGCTTCCGCGACGAGGGACGCGCGGTGATGCTGGTCGATCACAACGTCAAGAGCGTCGCGGCGCTGGTCGACCGCGTGCTCGCGATGTATCTCGGCGAGGAGATCACGACCGGCCGCGCCGAGGACGTGATGAAGAACGAGACCGTGCGGCGAGTCTATCTCGGCGGCGCGATCGAGACCCATGCGCGGCCCGAGACCTCGTTCAAGGACAAGGTGCCGCTGCTGCAGGTCGAGAATGTCAGCGTGCATTACGGCAAGGCGCAGGCGCTGGAGAACGTCTCGATCCACGTCCATGAGGGCGAGTTCGTCTCGATCGTCGGCCTCAACGGCGCCGGCAAGACCACGCTGTTCAACACCATCTCGGGCTTCCTGCCCTACACCGGCGAGATTCTGCGCGGCGGCGAGAAGCTGCGCGGCACCGGGCCCGCGAAAATTGCACGCTCGGGCCTCGTGCAATGCCCGGAATCGCGCGAATTGTTCGGCGAGATGACGGTGCGGGAAAATCTCGATCTCGGCGGCCAGCATCTGGACGACGCGGCGAGGGCGAAACAGCTCGCGTGGCTGTTCGAGCTGTTCCCGATCCTGAAGGAGCGTCAGGGCCAGATGGCGCAGACGCTGTCCGGCGGCGAGCAGCAGATGCTGGCGATCGGCCGCGCGCTGATGATGCAGCCGCAGATCCTGATCCTGGACGAGCCGACGCTGGGGCTTGCGCCTGTCATCCTCGAACTGTTGTCGAAGGCGCTCGAGAAATTGCGCCAGACCACCAAGATCACGGTACTGCTCGGCGAGCAGAACGTGACCTTCGCGCTGCCCCATGCCGACCGCGTCTATGTGCTGGAGCACGCGCGGATCGTCTGGGAAGGCGATCCGGGCCGGTTCGCCGCGGAGGCCGGCAAGGACTTTCTCTGA